A genomic window from Lotus japonicus ecotype B-129 chromosome 1, LjGifu_v1.2 includes:
- the LOC130732100 gene encoding zinc finger BED domain-containing protein RICESLEEPER 2-like, with product MSTPLESNPIVVEVNEHVQPEASQQQDNAQDGEQVQDQVGEELVTKKKRKKTSPVWADFDEIEITGGAKKAVCRYCKEKLSTGGKGASTSHLRRHSEICLQRRVHLASEKKQSTIPFQPCNSGNPFLNSGARYNNEKMREIIASAIMVHEMSFSVVENDVWMWAFQYANSDFQKVTRKTIRNDCLALYEMEKRNLKALLKSVNKISLTTDMWKSSHQVAEYMVVTGHFIDVGWKLQKRVLSFVKVPAPRRGVDVADAIFKCLKVWGIENKIFSISVDNAAYNDKCLKNLKENLSGNKLFLDGALFHVRCCAHILNLLVQDGLSKIKSVIVNIRESVKYINYNDARLKAFCDVVEQKCLKERKLVIDCPTRWNSTFQMLSTSLKFKTAFAAYKEREPHYVYSPSLEDWSKVEKICKLLEVFDLATHVISGSEYPTANLYLAEVWRVKQVIDNASEDEDDFMREMAAPMKEKFDKYWGECNLLMAIASVLDPRCKFHIVDICFPLIYKPENVAMENISKVRTSLEKLYDEYVSMSIEESSFVAANSNDGGNNVTSSTESGSSFVTGFDQIMNLVREKEAVPPMKSELQAYFDEGVYVPDGNNNSFCALEWWRNNSLKYKVLSKMAADILAIPISTVASESTFSAGGRVIDEFRSRLNEKSIEALICGGDWLRHKYNLMKKPKVGEVNEEINLKI from the exons ATGTCTACTCCACTTGAGAGCAATCCTATTGTTGTTGAGGTGAACGAGCATGTCCAACCAGAGGCAAGTCAACAGCAAGATAACGCACAAGATGGTGAACAAGTCCAAGATCAGGTCGGTGAAGAATTGGTAACcaagaaaaagaggaagaaaacaTCTCCAGTTTGGGCAGATTTTGATGAAATTGAAATTACCGGGGGTGCAAAGAAAGCAGTTTGCAGATATTGCAAAGAGAAATTGTCTACAGGTGGGAAAGGAGCCAGTACTAGCCATCTGAGAAGACATTCGGAAATTTGCTTACAAAGGAGAGTGCATTTGGCTAGTGAAAAGAAGCAAAGTACCATACCATTTCAGCCTTGTAACTCAGGTAACCCGTTTCTGAATTCTGGTGCTAGATACAATAATGAAAAGATGAGGGAAATCATTGCTTCTGCTATTATGGTTCATGAAATGTCGTTTAGTGTGGTTGagaatgatgtttggatgtGGGCTTTCCAGTATGCAAATTCAGATTTTCAAAAGGTAACTCGTAAAACCATAAGAAATGATTGTTTAGCTTTATATGAGATGGAGAAGAGAAACTTGAAGGCATTGCTGAAAAGTGTGAATAAGATTAGTTTGACAACAGATATGTGGAAGTCAAGCCACCAAGTAGCTGAATATATGGTGGTTACAGGTCACTTCATTGATGTCGGGTGGAAGCTTCAGAAGAGAGTTTTGAGTTTTGTGAAAGTGCCAGCTCCTAGGCGTGGGGTTGATGTGGCTGACGCCATTTTCAAGTGTTTAAAAGTTTGGGGGATTGAGAATAAAATTTTTTCCATATCTGTTGATAATGCAGCTTACAATGATAAATGCTTAAAAAATCTCAAGGAGAACTTATCAGGCAATAAGTTATTTCTTGATGGTGCTTTGTTTCATGTTAGGTGCTGTGCTCACATATTAAATTTGTTGGTGCAAGATGGCTTAAGCAAAATCAAGAGTGTCATTGTCAATATTCGTGAAAGTGTGAAATATATCAACTACAATGATGCAAGGTTAAAGGCCTTTTGTGATGTGGTTGAACAGAAATGCTTGAAGGAAAGGAAGCTTGTTATTGATTGTCCAACAAGATGGAATTCAACATTTCAGATGTTGTCTACTTCTTTGAAATTCAAGACCGCCTTTGCTGCATACAAGGAAAGAGAGCCGCATTATGTTTATTCACCTTCACTTGAAGATTGGAGCAAAGTTGAGAAGATTTGCAAACTTCTAGAAGTGTTTGATCTAGCTACTCATGTAATCTCAGGTAGTGAGTATCCAACTGCTAATTTATATCTTGCTGAAGTTTGGAGAGTTAAACAAGTAATTGACAATGCGtctgaggatgaagatgacTTCATGAGAGAAATGGCAGCcccaatgaaagaaaaatttgaCAAATACTGGGGTGAGTGCAATTTGCTTATGGCTATTGCGAGTGTTTTAGATCCTAGGTGTAAATTTCACATTGTTGATATATGCTTTCCATTGATATATAAACCTGAAAATGTTGCCATGGAGAATATAAGTAAGGTTAGAACTTCATTGGAAAAGTTATATGATGAGTATGTGTCTATGAGTATTGAGGAGTCATCCTTTGTGGCTGCGAATTCAAATGATGGTGGTAACAATGTAACATCCTCAACTGAATCTGGATCTTCATTTGTCACTGGATTTGACCAAATTATGAATCTTGTGCGTGAAAAGGAAGCGGTTCCCCCAATGAAGTCAGAACTACAAGCTTATTTTGATGAAGGTGTTTATGTTCCCGATGGTAATAATAACTCATTTTGTGCATTGGAATGGTGGAGGAACAACAGCTTAAAGTATAAGGTCTTATCCAAGATGGCCGCTGATATACTGGCTATACCTATCTCCACAGTGGCATCCGAGTCTACATTTAGTGCTGGAGGGCGAGTAATTGATGAATTTCGTTCTAGATTGAATGAAAAATCTATTGAAGCACTCATCTGTGGAGGGGATTGGCTGCGTCATAAGTATAATTTGATGAAGAAGCCAAAG gtGGGTGAAGTGAATGAGGAGATCAACTTGAAGATCTAA